The Bacillus sp. NEB1478 genome contains the following window.
GATTTGCGATGGATTCAATACGCCGGATTAAAAATACCCACCCTTTAGGCTGCTGATCACGATTCAATAAATCCATGATAAGCTGTCTTAATTTTTGTACAGCTCGCTCTGCTTCTTCTAAATTTTGTTCCTCGTAATTTGGAGCGAGAACCTCAGCATCACGAAGAGACTCTGTCACCCAAATGAGAAGATATCTAATTTCGTCAATCTCCAGTGCATCCGCATTCTTCAAGCCTCGAATAGAGTCAGTCAAAGTTTCTATCAGCATACCTGTATCAAACACATACAAACGCAATTGCACAGGAGTCAACCCCGGCCACGTTTTCTGAACATCATCTGAATTTATGTAACCAGACACAATGATGGCATATTCTCTAAGTTTCATTACGTTTTTCTGAATATTTTTTCTCTGTTTCTGGTTCAGTCCCTTATCCTGTACTCCTTTTATTAATAGGTTAAGCGTAAGATTGCTCTGAATATGGAAGGAACGAATACTTCTTTTTAGATTTTTGGCAGTACTTTGGAACAGGATGAAATTCAGCACATATGCGTAAAAAATTCCAATTGCAATTCCCATATAAAACCATGGAAGCTGAACGCTTGATAATTTTAGGACAGAAGAAAAATAAACCGTCATAAATCCGATCATAAAAAGCGAAAAATACCGAACTCCAAAACGAGTAAAATAAAAAGTGCTAAAAACAATAAGGACGAGAAGGACATCTATGTAATAGGCATGATTTGCGAATAAAGAACCCAATGTTACCCCAATCATGGCGGAAACACCTAGCCATAGTGTCGTTACCTTCATCTCTTTCTTTGTTTCATCCACAACTACCATGATCCCCATCATGCCGATCATTCCGGATACAATGGCTGGAGTAAGCAGCGGTTTCCCTGTCGTATGCAAAATAAAAAGCGTTGTAAAGATAGACACCATTAAACTAACGGTTGCTCTTGCTGCTTTATGCAGTCTTATATACCCTGGGTCAGATGCCAGCAGCCTCCCAAGCCAGTAATGTTTTCTATGAAGCTGTTTCATTGTTTCACCTCCTGCTCTAAACACATATCACAATAAGACCCTATTTCTTTCGTTAATGCTAACACACGCTTATTTATTATCCCACGTTAACGATTTAAAAAAACCACCAGCAAAAAATGCTGATGGTTCTACTTATCCCTTATTTTGTCGCTTCAAACACAAAACTTTGGCGTGCATGTGCTGGTTCTTTTCCATACTGAAAATCTGCACTAATGGACACATTCTTAAAGCCGATACTTTCCATGATTAGTTTTAACTCATGGGTCCCGTACCACCGGATCGCAAACCGCTGCAACTCGGTCTGAATCAGATTACCAGAACGCCATTTTTCGTATTTCAAATAAGAAACTTTGTATTGTTCAAAGAAATTCACTTCTACTAGTTTATCTTCCATCGTGATGATATCTCCGTTCGGACACTCGACTGTTAACGTTCTGAGTACCTTTCCGGCTTCAAAATGATCAGTCGGCAAAAAGATATCAAAAATCAGACGTCCGCCTTCTGCCAGGTTTTCATACATTTGTTTTAAAGCAGCAAGTGATTCTTCACGTTTTTCGATTAATAAAAAAGATCCGCCCGGAATGATAATGGCGTCATATTTATGCGGCAGTTGAAGATTTTGAAGATCTCCTTGAAAAAGTTTAGAGGTAAAGCCATTTTCATCAATACGCTTTTGACAAGAAGCCAGCATTTCAGAAGAATAGTCTATTCCATCAACTTGAAGTCCAGCTTCTAAAAGTGGAATGATAACCCTTCCTGAACCAACCATTGCTTCTAAAATTCTTCCCTTTATTCCATTTAAACGATCCGCATAATACTCAATATCACCGCCGAATGATTGACCGACCTTTTTTGTCAGATCATAAACTTCCGTACAAAGTTCTCCATAATTACTAAAAGACATTCCTGAATTCCCCCATGTTTTTGAAATTGTACACACGGAGGGGTAATTTCTTAAATATTAACCCTTCCGCACCTTCATCATTTCAATGTTTGTCAGATTCATTTTTAACATCACAATCCCTCATTTCTAAGTAAGTTAGAATCATTATCTGATTTCCAGAAAATTTAATCAATATTTTTCTGCCATAGCGATATTTTTGTTCTTAGAAGTGGTTGATTTCCGTAATGCTTGAGATGAGCACACAGAAGTCTCACAACCTTGCAAAAAAAAAAATAAAGCACTGCCTTCCATTCCAATTAAGAAATTCGCAGTGCTTTTTACTGTTATTAGAAATTTATAGTTTTGTTGTATGATAACTGCCTAAAACTCGAATATCATGTTCATAAGCTTCCAGAATGGTAATTGCTTTTTTCATTTTGCTTTCATGCAACCCATTTTCTGTTTCGATAAAAAAATGGTACGTCCCCAATTTTTTCTTAGTTGGCCGCGATTCAATCCAAGTTAGATTGATCGATAAAGCAGAAAACACATTTAAAATGGATGATAATACACCTGAATGGTCTTGACACGGCGTAATCAACAGCATAGTTTTGTTTCCGCTTTGTTTCGTATTTTCATTGCTGATTACAACAAATCTCGTATGATTATTGCTATTATCTTGTATATTGCTTTTCGTAATTTGCAAATTAAATAGATCAGCAGCACCTTTTGATGCAATGGCAGCAACATCTGTTCTTTCTTGGTTTTTAACGGCTTGAGCAGCTGATGATGTACTGTCAAACTGTCTCGTTTTCATTTTTGCTGCTTTAATAAAATCCCGGCATTGAGCGATGGCTGGATAAATGGACCATACTTCACGGATTCCTTCAACACTAGCCCCTTCTAGAGCTAATAGATGGAGCGAAACCGGAAATATGATTTCAGCTTCCACAAATAAATCATGCGTTAATAATCCATCCGCAGTTATATTAATCGTACCTTCTATGGAGTTTTCGATTGGAACTATCCCTTTTTCAGCCGCTCCTTCACCAACAGCTTCAATGACTTCCAGAATCGAATCACACATAACCCACTCAATAAGCTCAGTCGTAAAATAACGAAATGCAGCTTCTTCTGAAAAACTTCCTTGAGGACCTAAATACGCCACTTTCATTTTTAAAACACACCTTTTTTTCTTTTCATATCAGTATACATCTATTGTTTCATTAAACAACTGATAAATTTCAATATGACTATAAATATTATTAAATATCGCATTACAAAAATGAGTGAGTACTCACTTGACAAAAAACTTCTTACTCGCATAGACTGAAATTAGATAATGAGTGATTACTCACTTTTATAATCTCACAAGGAGGTAAATCACATGAATCCTGTTATTGACGTTTCAAACGTTTCCAAAAGTTTTGGCAGACATGATGTACTACAAGACATCTCCCTCTCCGTCACCAAAAACGAAATTTACGGCTTGCTTGGTCCTTCTGGGGCAGGGAAAACCACTCTAGTAAAAATGATTGCAGGGATTGAAACACCTACATCTGGAAAAATTACTGTACTCGATACGAATATGCCGAGCCTGCAAATGATGAAACGTATCGGTTTTATGGCACAGTCCGATGCCCTTTATAGCGAGCTAAGCGGAAAAGAAAACCTTGAATTTTTTGCATCAATCTACGGACTTAAAGGAGCCAAGCAAAAAGAAAGAATCGAAGAAACAGCTGCTCTTGTCAACTTGACTGATTTCTTAAAAAAGCCTGTGAATCAATATTCTGGTGGAATGAAACGGCGCCTTTCACTTGCGGCAGCCCTGCTCCATGAACCAGAAATTCTGATATTGGATGAACCCACAGTCGGAATTGATCCAGTCCTCCGCCAGTCTGTCTGGAACGAACTTTACAAACTGAGCGAAAATGGAACTACCATTCTTGTAACAACACATGTAATGGATGAAGCGGAAAAATGCGGTCAACTAGGTATGATTCGTGATGGCAGGCTCATTGCCTCAGGTTCGCCACAGCAACTAAAAGATACAACATCAAGTGAAACAATCGAGGATGCTTTCCTCTATTACGGAGGTGTCCGTCATGAGAATTAGAGCACTTGTCAAACGAATCATCCGACAATTTAAAAGAGATAAACGGACGCTTGCTATGATGTTTCTAGCTCCTTTGCTTATTTTGACACTCGTTTCTCTCGTTTTTTCAGGAAACGATTATAATCCGAAAATTGCTGTCATAAGTAAACAAGCACCAATCGCAGATCAAATTGAAAAAGCAGATAAAGCTTTTATTCCATATGAAAATAGTGAGAAAGCTGAAGATGATTTAAAGAATGAAAAACTTGACGCTGTTTTGTATGTGAACCCGCCTTCAACGAAAATTAAACTTGAAGGCAGTAACCCGACTGCAAATAAAGCCGTTATGATGAAAGTGGAAAAAGCACTTAAAAAGATGAATCCGCTAAATAATCTTCAAAAGGCTGTAGAACCAAAAGTTGAATACTTGCATGGTTCATCTAAAATGGATTCCTTTGATTACATCGGTCCGTTTCTGATCGGATTCTTTATTTTCTTTTTCGTATTCTTAATTTCCGGCGTATCGTTTTTACGTGAGCGGACCACTGGGACACTGGAAAGACTATTGGCAACGCCAATGCGCCGCTGGGAAATGGTAGTCGGGTATGTGCTCGGATTTGGAATCTTCACGATTATCCAATCCGCCATCATCGTTTCGTTTGCGATCTATGTGTTGGACATCATGATGGAAGGTTCGATCTGGTACGTCATACTGATCACACTCATGCTTGCTATAACGGCATTGTCACTCGGAACTTTGTTATCTGCCTTTGCGAAAAACGAACTTCAGATGATTCAATTCATACCGATCGTCGTCGTTCCACAAGTCTTTTTCTCAGGTTTGTTCAACATCGATACAATGGCTGACTGGCTGCATCCGTTAAGCTATATCATGCCGCTCACTTATGGCGGTCAGGCCATTCGTGATGTCATGATACAAGGAGACGGCTGGTCACAAATATACGACGAAGTTCTAGTGCTTGCTGGTTTTTCGCTTCTATTTATGGTACTCAATACACTCGCGCTGAAAAAGCACCGCAAACTGTAGGGAGTTTGTCCGCAGTTTAATTGTGTCTATAATGAAATCAAATGCACGATTTAAAGGAGAAAACCGCATGACCGATCAAGAATGGATTCAAGAATTAATAAATGCTGACAATAATGATCTCGATCTCAGTGATAAACAGCGCAAGATACTCGAAGCTGCGATTGATATTTTTTCCGAAAAAGGATACGCCGCTTCATCTACGAGTGAAATCGCCAAAAAAGCTGGTGTTGCTGAAGGTACAATTTTCCGCCATTACAAAACAAAAAAGGAGCTATTGCTATCGATCGTCACACCCACAATGGGAAAGTTTGTAGCACCCTTTTTTATAAAATCATTTGCAAAAGAAGTGTTTGATAACGAATATGAACATTATGAGGATTTCTTGAGGACGGTTGCAAAAAATCGTCTGGAGTTTGTGAAAAAGAACTTTCCTGTATTAAAAATTTTCATCCAGGAAATCGCGTTTCACGATGAACTTCGAGAACCCTATCAAAAGCTGGTTATCGAACATATTTACCCAAAGTTCAAAAAAGTGATCGAACACTTTCAAGAAAAAGGAGAAATCACCAACCTACCGCCATCTGCCGTTATGCGAATGACCGCGTCCAGTATCATGAGTTACATTCTTCCAAGAGTCATACTGTTTCCTTCTCATGATTGGGATGACGAAAAAGAGATTGATCAGATCGTTCAATTCGTTATGTATGGATTGAGTGGAAAACAAAAATAAATGGAGAAAACCCGCCATCTTACTTCATGAGGCGGGTTTTTTGTTAAATTAATTCATTTTAATATTCATTGCCCTGATTACTTCAGATACATGCAAATCGTTTTTCATATTTTTAATTGATTGCCATTTTACTTCTGACAAATTTTGTTCGTTCAAAGGAAATTCAGGATCAAAACCTAATGATGGCTCTCTATCATCTTCAGTCACTTCAACTAAATAACACTTTTCGATGCCGTGTTCATAGTTTCTTGAAAATAAATACTTCACTACTTTTACGTCTAAGTTTACTTCCTCACGCACTTCTCGGACAACAGCTTTTTCAAAGGTTTCCCCAAATTCCAGCCCTCCTCCAGGCAGTGTCCAAAAATCATTCGTTTTGTTAACTTCACGAACCATAAGAATTGTGTCATCTTTTAATATTGCGGCAAATGCCCTTGGTCTGCTTTTATCCATTATTTCCTCCATCAAGAATGCGTTTCACCTATAGCTGTACAAAGAGGTGGAAGGTGGATAGATAAAGGATTTTGTTCTTTTGCGGCTACCGACAATGCTGTTGCAGGAGGACCTATTAATAGATATACGCAGATAAATAATAGTACGATCACTAGTTTCATATACACACCTTTCTTCCGTTAATTATAAAAACGAAAGAACCAAGAGTTTCCTACTCGGTTCACGTATTTGATTACTATGAATTTCCCCGCATTCTTATTTATTAAGCTTATTTTTTTACTCGTAACTGTTTATGAACATTTTTTTCATTTAATAAAATAAAAAACAAACACACGGCAAGAATTAAGAAAATCGTACCTGAACCTAAAAATCCATTCGCGTATGAAGGAATATCTGCAGCTGCGACACTCCCATTAATTTTCATTCCTAAAAAAGAAATCCCTATACCGTCCCCTTCTATTTCCGATAGAGATCTGACGTTCATTCCAGTCATTAACAAAGCAACACCTAACAATGAGAAAGCAACACCCATGACCCATCTCATAGTTACACCTCTGTTTGAAGTAAATTTTGCAACTGCTTAAATGCTGGACTTAGTTCACTCCATACATCAAACATATTCCCATCAGGATCAAAGAATACAAAATTCTTACCCTGGTGGCCGCGGTCTTCTATTTCTCCTGTTCGTACACCAGATTTGTATAATTCCTTTTGTAAGGAATAAAGGCTTTCCATACCATCCACTTCAAAAGTTAAACAAAATCTCACATTTCCTTTTTGATCTCTGAAATTAGATGTTTCTTTTTCTGGAGACTTTACGAGGAAGAAACTTTGATTTGCTAGATTTAAAATCACTTTTTCATCGTCTTGATAGTTAATTTCCGCACTTAACTTGTCTGAATACCAAATAGCCGACTTCTTTGGATCACGAACCGGCAAGTAAGTTGTTCCAACACGTAAAAGTTTTTGATTCATAGCTATTCACCTCAAATTTCTGTTCTTTTAAATTCTTTGTTTGGAAGGAAAATCCTTCTATCGACACGATTTTGTAATATATCCCAATAGGAAAGATATGGAGAATGATAGAATGCATGAAATAGAGAAAAGGAGGAATTCAGTATGACGAAAGATTATCAAAGCAAACATTTTACACTTGAAAAAGTTAGAGATGGTATTTACGGCGCTATTGCAAAAGACGGGGGCGGCGCTGTAGGAAATGCCGGATTCATCGATTTAGGTGATCAAACCATTATTTTTGATACGTTCAACACTCCACAAGCTGCTCTGGATCTTAAAAACATGGCT
Protein-coding sequences here:
- a CDS encoding TetR/AcrR family transcriptional regulator gives rise to the protein MTDQEWIQELINADNNDLDLSDKQRKILEAAIDIFSEKGYAASSTSEIAKKAGVAEGTIFRHYKTKKELLLSIVTPTMGKFVAPFFIKSFAKEVFDNEYEHYEDFLRTVAKNRLEFVKKNFPVLKIFIQEIAFHDELREPYQKLVIEHIYPKFKKVIEHFQEKGEITNLPPSAVMRMTASSIMSYILPRVILFPSHDWDDEKEIDQIVQFVMYGLSGKQK
- the pheA gene encoding prephenate dehydratase, translating into MKVAYLGPQGSFSEEAAFRYFTTELIEWVMCDSILEVIEAVGEGAAEKGIVPIENSIEGTINITADGLLTHDLFVEAEIIFPVSLHLLALEGASVEGIREVWSIYPAIAQCRDFIKAAKMKTRQFDSTSSAAQAVKNQERTDVAAIASKGAADLFNLQITKSNIQDNSNNHTRFVVISNENTKQSGNKTMLLITPCQDHSGVLSSILNVFSALSINLTWIESRPTKKKLGTYHFFIETENGLHESKMKKAITILEAYEHDIRVLGSYHTTKL
- a CDS encoding class I SAM-dependent methyltransferase; its protein translation is MSFSNYGELCTEVYDLTKKVGQSFGGDIEYYADRLNGIKGRILEAMVGSGRVIIPLLEAGLQVDGIDYSSEMLASCQKRIDENGFTSKLFQGDLQNLQLPHKYDAIIIPGGSFLLIEKREESLAALKQMYENLAEGGRLIFDIFLPTDHFEAGKVLRTLTVECPNGDIITMEDKLVEVNFFEQYKVSYLKYEKWRSGNLIQTELQRFAIRWYGTHELKLIMESIGFKNVSISADFQYGKEPAHARQSFVFEATK
- a CDS encoding ABC transporter ATP-binding protein — protein: MNPVIDVSNVSKSFGRHDVLQDISLSVTKNEIYGLLGPSGAGKTTLVKMIAGIETPTSGKITVLDTNMPSLQMMKRIGFMAQSDALYSELSGKENLEFFASIYGLKGAKQKERIEETAALVNLTDFLKKPVNQYSGGMKRRLSLAAALLHEPEILILDEPTVGIDPVLRQSVWNELYKLSENGTTILVTTHVMDEAEKCGQLGMIRDGRLIASGSPQQLKDTTSSETIEDAFLYYGGVRHEN
- a CDS encoding ABC transporter permease — encoded protein: MRIRALVKRIIRQFKRDKRTLAMMFLAPLLILTLVSLVFSGNDYNPKIAVISKQAPIADQIEKADKAFIPYENSEKAEDDLKNEKLDAVLYVNPPSTKIKLEGSNPTANKAVMMKVEKALKKMNPLNNLQKAVEPKVEYLHGSSKMDSFDYIGPFLIGFFIFFFVFLISGVSFLRERTTGTLERLLATPMRRWEMVVGYVLGFGIFTIIQSAIIVSFAIYVLDIMMEGSIWYVILITLMLAITALSLGTLLSAFAKNELQMIQFIPIVVVPQVFFSGLFNIDTMADWLHPLSYIMPLTYGGQAIRDVMIQGDGWSQIYDEVLVLAGFSLLFMVLNTLALKKHRKL
- a CDS encoding NUDIX domain-containing protein, giving the protein MDKSRPRAFAAILKDDTILMVREVNKTNDFWTLPGGGLEFGETFEKAVVREVREEVNLDVKVVKYLFSRNYEHGIEKCYLVEVTEDDREPSLGFDPEFPLNEQNLSEVKWQSIKNMKNDLHVSEVIRAMNIKMN
- a CDS encoding VOC family protein: MNQKLLRVGTTYLPVRDPKKSAIWYSDKLSAEINYQDDEKVILNLANQSFFLVKSPEKETSNFRDQKGNVRFCLTFEVDGMESLYSLQKELYKSGVRTGEIEDRGHQGKNFVFFDPDGNMFDVWSELSPAFKQLQNLLQTEV